One genomic window of Papilio machaon chromosome 17, ilPapMach1.1, whole genome shotgun sequence includes the following:
- the LOC106716119 gene encoding uncharacterized protein LOC106716119, with protein sequence MDDKVNEIPRLINIEEKGSASYILEINPDVPHEVFRNESTAVEVVVKEINGRNKKKKDTVHVNTDVTIRNRNKEIEGLKKQLHEAKIGTDEVIESSRIITLEIKKQLDKAYQRELKEQTRNIALQLENMKLRTLLESKTNLVKKLLKELTNIRRVVKVVAKGLGSSAHSAHVTTKSDPGYRSFDKDLQHSFLVDALGVESLTFNSTF encoded by the coding sequence ATGGACGATAAAGTTAATGAAATACCGCGGCTCATCAACATTGAAGAAAAAGGATCTGCATCATATATTTTAGAGATAAATCCGGATGTTCCTCATGAGGTATTTCGAAATGAATCCACGGCCGTTGAAGTTGTCGTCAAAGAAATTAACGgacgaaataaaaagaaaaaagacacAGTGCATGTTAATACAGATGTCACGATAAGGAacagaaataaagaaattgaagGACTAAAAAAACAGCTCCACGAAGCAaaaattggcacagatgaaGTTATAGAATCTTCAAGGATAATTACACTTGAAATAAAGAAGCAATTAGATAAAGCATATCAGCGGGAACTAAAGGAACAGACTAGAAATATAGCACTACAATTGGAGAACATGAAGTTACGTACACTACTGGAGTCAAAGACGAATTTGGTGAAGAAATTATTGAAAGAACTCACAAATATAAGGCGAGTGGTGAAAGTAGTGGCCAAGGGCTTGGGATCTTCCGCACATTCGGCTCATGTGACAACTAAATCAGATCCCGGCTACAGGAGTTTTGACAAGGACTTGCAACATAGCTTCCTAGTCGATGCTCTGGGAGTCGAAAGTTTGACTTTTAATAGCACATTCTGA